The following coding sequences are from one Rutidosis leptorrhynchoides isolate AG116_Rl617_1_P2 chromosome 11, CSIRO_AGI_Rlap_v1, whole genome shotgun sequence window:
- the LOC139874645 gene encoding uncharacterized protein produces the protein MSDDSSVSSGSITRISKLEFNDPLYLHPSDTSDVYNGQIFSKTAESVWNELKETYDKIDASVTFNLYQKINSCSQSGQSLSDYYHKLNAMWRQFDDMIKIDDIVSANKSFQEHRQFLKLMQFLVGLDDVYVHVRSQILTSDPVPSVKTAFSIISRDESHR, from the exons ATGTCTGATGATAGTTCTGTTAGTTCAGGAAGTATTACTAGGATTAGTAAGCTTGAATTTAATGATCCTCTGTATTTACATCCTAGTGATACATCCG ATGTTTACAATGGTCAAATTTTTTCAAAAACTGCTGAATCTGTATGGAATGAATTAAAAGAAACCTATGACAAGATAGATGCATCTGTTACTTTTAATCTATATCAAAAAATTAATTCATGTAGTCAATCTGGTCAATCATTATCTGATTATTATCATAAGTTGAATGCTATGTGGAGACAATttgatgatatgattaaaattgatgatattgTGTCTGCTAATAAATCTTTTCAAGAACATCGTCAATTTCTGAAACTTATGCAGTTTTTAGTGGGTCTTGATGATGTTTATGTGCATGTTAGAAGTCAAATTCTTACTTCTGATCCTGTTCCATCTGTTAAAACTGCTTTTTCAATTATATCTAGGGATGAGTCTCATAGATAG